The Kogia breviceps isolate mKogBre1 chromosome 8, mKogBre1 haplotype 1, whole genome shotgun sequence DNA window CCTCTCTCATGTACAGGGTGATGAAATCCCAAATATTCTGGGCTTTTACATATCAACATTTTGggattttaccatttttccaCTATTGTCCTTTATTCTGCCCGAGGTctaatccaggatcccacattgtgTTTGGTTGCCTTGCCTCTCTAGCCTCCTCCAATCTGTGATGCTTCCCcaatttcttcttgtctttcatgaccttgacacttttgaccATGACACTGGCTACaggttttgtagaatgtccctcaatccGGGGTTATCTAGTGTTTTCTCAAGATTAGAGCGAGGTTATGCATTACTGCCCTTCTTAATGCATACTAACAGGGGGAACAACAGGTCACTAAGTCCTATTACTAGTGACTTGATCCTTGGTTCAGGTAGTTTCTGCCAAGTTTCCTGTCTATTAAGTTCCTATTTTTCtccttgtaattaataaatacttatttgggAGACAACCCTTTGACACTGTACAAATACTCTGCTTCTTCTTAAAGTACTATCCCTCAATGTTAGCGTCCACTGTGCATTGTGCCTACAACAATTATCACGAAGTTGTTCTAACCGTGACCTTCTATTTCCTTCGTTCCTTCTACTTCTGCTAATTGGAATCCTCTGGAAGGGAAGAGTTGTCCCTTCTTCCCCATTTATGCACTTTATAGATATCCATATAGACTCCAGGGGATGCATATATATCTAGACATAGTTATAGATATCTGTATCTACATATATATCAAGGGACTGAAATCCAACActgtcattattttgttgctcaaagcatgctagctttggccattgggagggtTAAAAGGTTGACTGCGTATACACTGATCCTTGAATATgcgtgcacgcgcgcgcacacacacgcaattttttttttttcccctgtatctATGCGTTCATACTGAAACCTTGAATGCCATTCCAGCACACAGGGTCATTATTATATGGTCCGTACCTTTTTCCTGTTGGTAAACTTCTTTCTCTGACAGGGAGAAGCCAGGCTTTCGTTATCTGCAATATATTTTCTTGGTCGTAGTTTCAGAGCTGCTAACACATACCCCtgtgaaagcaaaacaagaaattacCAACTAGAGTACACTATTTGTATAGCATTCTTTTTGTCTACTGCCTTATGGTGTCCAGTGAGAACCCACTTCCAGAGTGACTTAGGtcatccccttccttcccaccccctgcAGTGTGGTTCTGTGATTCATTCGTAGTACAGCCATCCTCATTTATCACGGTCTGCACTCCTCCTTGCGTTCTCCCCGCCTCCTGGTGACAGATTTTCTAAATCTcgtttaaaactttaaaacaggaTGTTTTTCAGCTctcataaacattttttcctaCCACAGAAAGTTGGTGTTGCCCTCGGGAAACCAATGTTCTGTTACTTAGCTTCCTTTTAAACGTGATTTGATGATTAGAAGTCTCAGTCCTCTAGCCTACCATGCCCCCTCATCACTCAGCACACATCCCGCGAGGAAAACCAGCCACACATCAGGGCTATTTACAGACCCCGGTTGGTCACACTGGCCTACATGTCAGGTGCTCCGctggtttccttcccttcccctaggAGGGCCCCGCTGCTGATGCTACCCTAATTTTCAGCCTTGGCCTAGACTTGACAAATGCTCCCAGAGAAGTACACAGTTGGCCATCTCAGCTCATGTAGGAAGGGCTCCCCTCGGTCTGtaattttagttctttgcttccattaaaaagagattttttaaaatttatgtatctttttaaGCTGTTTCAGTGGAAGTAATGGCTTTCTGCCATCTGCTATGTCCTATCTGGTAGCAGAACTGAGAACTTGTTACTGGCTACTAGAAAAACGTTAATGAAGCTCCTCAGTCTGACAAGCAAGACTTCACAATCTGATCTCAACCTACCTGTTTGGAACCATACACCGATCTCTCAGATCCTGAAATTCTCTGGTTCCCACCATGTTCGCCGAACCACCCTCTCATCTTTCtggctttatgatttttttgctcGCCTCATCCTAAGCTTTTAGGATATCCCTCCTCTTTCTATATATCAATACTTACTAGTCCGTGATGCATTCCCAGACTAGCCTGGAGTGGTGTCCTGCTTAGTCTAAGTGTTTGAAGCCCTAGTTGTTCCATTACTTTCCTCGTGAATTATTCGCCTCTTCTTGTGATATCTCCTGTTTTGGTTTCTCGTATGACTTACCTAATTCTTCAGGCTACTACCGCTCTTCTTTCTCAACTCAACTGTAAAGTTTCTAAATGTCAACAACGATGCTCAATTCAGATCTCTATTCCTTATAGTGCCCGGCACACAGAAGAGTCGTCCCTAAAAAGTATCACATCAAATACTGACCTATTTTCATTATCTACATGTTCATCTGAACGACTTTCTAAAGCAAGGCTGCTGCTAGGGGCAGGTATGTTTCTGTGTCTAAGAGCCACCAGTTTCACAGAACCACATCTCCAGAATCTACATGTCACCCTTCTCACCATCTTGTAGagtttttcgtttttgtttttaatcatatcCCATTTCTGCCTTTGCTCTGTTCTCTAATTCTTCGGTGACAGTGAGAGAGAGTCCCTTCCCATTGTGATTTCTCTTCAGCTACAGACCTGTCTGTCCTGCCGTAGGTATCTACAAAGCCTGCAGTACAACCATCACGCAGAACGACGACTTATTCCCTCGGCCCTTAGTATTCGTTGTCTCATGCCCGAAAACCTGGAAATACAAGGATCCCTGTTCCTCACTAgggaagatgaggagagagaaggccaGAAGGAACCCAGGGATCCTCAACACTGGATTACGGGAGTGGAAGTACAGGAATCTATAGGAAACCCAGCTAATGAGAAGCCAGAACTAGTGttggtgtgtgtgaatgtgtgtgtctcATATGTAAATAGTCACAGCATCAAGGAGTATCACTACTGTTGTGTTTTTCAATAGACTTtgtgggagaaaaaagagaaaagaaaatctcactATGGTTGTTTTAAAAGACCTAGTACAGACCGTTCACCAATTACCTTTTTATGTCAAATTATTACACAACACACTGTCTCCTCTGCATACCAATAAATACGTATCTTAACAATTACTGTATGCTATATTAGATTCTAACAATATATTTGTTCACCATGTGCATTGTCTTAAAAATGTGTCCTTTGTACAGATCTCCCACCTGGGCTGACGTACAGATCACAGCCATACTGATACCATATACTTTAGTTACCCATTAAACTGGTAAGAGTGACATTGAAAGAAAAAGTATGTATTCTCTTATTACCGCTTTAACGTATAAATCATTACTTTTACTGTGGATGGCATCACTCGTACAAAAGGGTTGTATATTAGGACATACCCGTTCAGCTATATCACATAACCAGTGAAAAGGCTGTAAGCCTAAATATGCAATTACATTATTAACGAAAAAAATATGAACTAACAAGACAGCCTATTGTGTAAAAATAAAGGACCCCACTCCCTGCCCAAAAGCAACAGACCATTATAGACTCAGATTGATTGGGGGGGAAGCACCTGGTCATACGTTGTACAGTCCTTACTCTTCCAAGTCAGTTGCCAGGAAGCAGGAGGTATTCCAGGCTGGAAGTCTTGGAGGAGCAGGTTGCCTAGGTGGTGCTCCAACACTGTCTCGCTGGGTGGACAAGCCTATTGTATTCTGAGGTTCCGTATCAGGGACCATCTGCTAACAGATGCAAGCTTCACCCTCTACTCCAGCCTTTCTCAGTATAAAGGGAGTATTTTGGTTCTCTACCTGCTCACTCTTTTGCTTTATCGCTTGGTTCAGAACTTGAATGGAGAAGAGGGCTGCTCCTTATTTGACTTTCTCAAAGGCTCCAGGATGCTCAGTAAAGTTTCAACCCATGCtgggatggaaggaaaggaacagtGCCGACTAAATGTGGCATAATGTGACACATATGACATAATGCTTGTTCAGTGGTATCCTTTGCTTTCATGGCTGGAGACGGAGAAAACTAATTAAGTGGCTGAATTTGGACAGGAATCCAGGCCTCTTAACTCTCCATCAAGCAAACAGTCCGCTTTTTTCTCACTATACAATACTATGTAGACAACAGGGAAAAACGTTTTTTCCTAAGCCACGGAGACTTACGTTTGGCAATGCACCAAAATCACGATCTGATGTTAGATCTCAAAGCTGGAaggaagtttttggtttttggctctTTAGTTTTTGAAATGGCAAGTTACCTTTATAGGTCGGGACGGTATCCAGCTTCCCTTTTTTAACGTGTCTCTCCAAAGGCCGAGCTATTGCCACATGCTGCACTTTACAAGAATGAAGATGCCGTGTGCAGGTAGTACCAAGATCAATCTCCCCCTGCTTTGGTTTATAGTACTTCTGGTGCATGGCGAGGCTGTTTGACTATTTCAGAAGGACGAGAATCCGACCTgaaacatataaatttgaaacaTAGCTTCAcaggttcttttatttctaagtttttcaatgcagtattaaaattttccagacttttttttttttttacgtgaaAAGTCtaagaagatattaaaatggTGATGGTTGATAAGCTCCTTGAAAGACATTATTGAATTCCTTTATGTCCTATCCAGTgactaaatataagaaaaataaatgtcagagaTCCTA harbors:
- the LOC136794735 gene encoding uncharacterized protein isoform X2 produces the protein MHELTTLFIPHCAFLPVSWTLPGSRCEDAAAASYNLSTPQGCSESGCDDRSARHTEESSLKSITSNTDLFSLSTCSSERLSKARLLLGAGIYKACSTTITQNDDLFPRPLVFVVSCPKTWKYKDPCSSLGKMRREKARRNPGILNTGLREWKYRNL
- the LOC136794735 gene encoding uncharacterized protein isoform X1, yielding MHELTTLFIPHCAFLPVSWTLPGSRCEDAAAASYNLSTPQGCSESGCDDRRYRPRPRAAHNLCHLSSDYDRLKVASSVLRTASHNGQFLLNYDFSWCHPRYARHTEESSLKSITSNTDLFSLSTCSSERLSKARLLLGAGIYKACSTTITQNDDLFPRPLVFVVSCPKTWKYKDPCSSLGKMRREKARRNPGILNTGLREWKYRNL